Part of the Cetobacterium ceti genome is shown below.
TGGAGCGGTTATACTTGGAGACTACTCTAAAATAAAAGAGGGAGACGAAGTAAGAGCTACAGGTAAAATTGCATCTGTACCAGCTGGTGAAGGACTTTTAGGAAGAGTTGTAAATGCTTTAGGAGAACCAATTGACGGAAAAGGTGAAATTAAAGCTGAGAAATACATGGAAGTGGAAAGAAAGGCATCTGGAATTATCGCTAGAAAGCCAGTTTCTGAACCATTACAAACAGGTATCAAATCAATAGATGGTATGGTACCAATTGGAAGAGGTCAAAGAGAACTTATTATCGGAGACAGACAAACAGGAAAGACAGCAGTAGCTATTGATGCTATCATCAACCAAAAGGGAACAGGTGTAAAGTGTGTATACGTAGCTATAGGTCAAAAGAGATCAACTGTTGCTCAAATCGTTAAAAGATTAGAAGAAGCAGGAGCTATGGAATATACTATAGTTGTATCTGCAACAGCTTCAGAAGCAGCACCATTACTTTACTTAGCACCATATTCAGGAGTAGCTATGGGAGAGTACTTCATGGACAAAGGAGAAGCAGTTCTTATTGTTTATGATGATCTTTCTAAGCACGCGGTAGCTTATAGAGAAATGTCTCTACTATTAAAAAGACCACCTGGAAGAGAAGCTTATCCAGGAGACGTATTCTATCTACACTCAAGACTTCTTGAAAGAGCTGCAAAGCAATCAGATGAGCTTGGTGGAGGATCAATAACTGCTCTACCTATAATTGAAACACAAGCGGGAGACGTTTCTGCGTATATTCCTACTAACGTAATTTCAATTACTGATGGACAAATATTCTTAGATGCTCAATTATTTAACTCAGGATTCAGACCAGCTATCAACGCAGGTATATCTGTATCAAGAGTTGGAGGTTCAGCACAAATAAAAGCTATGAAACAAGTTGCTGCAAAAGTTAAGTTAGAGTTAGCACAATATGCTGAGTTATTAACATTCGCACAATTTGGATCAGATCTTGATAAAGCAACTAAAGCTCAGCTTGAAAGAGGACACAGAATTATGGAGATATTAAAGCAACCTCAATATGCTCCATTCCCTGTTGAAGAGCAAGTTGTATCTTTCTTTACTGTAATCAATGGATACTTAGATGAAGTAGCTCTTGATCAAGTAAGAAGATTTGAAAGAGAATTATTAACTGAATTAAGAAATAGTACTGATGTACTTACTGAAATAAAAACTAAAAAAGCTTTAGATAAAGATCTTGAGGCTAAATTAAGAGAAGCTATTGTAGCTTTCAAAAAGAATTTTAATTAAAAAGGGGTGAGAGCATGGCTGGAACTAAGGAAATAAAATTAAGAATTAAAAGTGTTCAGTCTACTCACCAAATTACTAAGGCGATGGAAATTGTTTCGACTACTAAATTCAAGAAGTTTTCTTCTATAGTAGCTCAATCTAGACCATATGCAGAAAGTATTAAAACAATACTTGGAAATATTGCAAATGGTGTAAAAAGTGAAAGACACCCTCTTTTTGATGGAAGAGAAGTTGTGAAGAAAATAGGAGTTATTGTTATGACTTCAGATAGAGGACTAGCTGGAAGTTTTAATAGTAGTACTCTAAAAGAGTTTGAAAAATTAGTAGCTAGTAACAGTGGAAAGGAAGTCTCAGTAATAGCTGTAGGAAAGAAAGCTAGAGAATACTGTGCAAAAAGAAATTACGATATTAAAGCTGTTTATGCACAACTTATACCAGAGACTATGTATGATAAAGCTAGAGAAATCGGTGAAAACGTAGTTGAATATTACAACGATGGAATCTTTGATGAAGTTTATGTAATCTATAATAAGTTTGTATCAGCTTTAAGAAGTGATTTAACAGTAAAAAGATTAATTCCGATAGAAAGAACAGAGGCAACTGGAACAGCTGCATATATATTTGAGCCAAGTCCAGAGGGAATATTAACTTCTCTATTACCAAAATATCTGAATATCGAAATTTATCAAGCTTTACTTGAAAATACAGCGAGTGAGCATTCTGCTAGAAAGAACGCGATGCAAAGTGCAACTGACAACGCAGAGGATATGATTAAGAATCTAAATCTTGAGTATAATAGAATCAGACAAGCTTCTATCACTCAAGAGATTTCAGAGATTGTTAGTGGAGCAGCGGCATCTCAAAATTAATGATATGAGGAGGCAATAGTGGAAAACAAAGGAACTCTTACGCAGATAATAGGTCCTGTTGTAGACGTTGTGTTTAATGAAAAATTGCCTGATATTTACAACGCTTTAAAAGTTAAGAGAGAGAACGGAACAGACTTAGTTCTTGAAGTTCAACAGCACTTAGGAAATAACGTTGTAAGAACAGTAGCAATGGACGCTACAGAAGGTCTACAAAGAGGAATGGAAGTTATAGATACAGGAGCTCCAATAACAGTTCCAGTAGGAAAAGCTGTTTTAGGGAGAATCCTAAACGTATTAGGAGAGCCAGTTGATGAAGCTGGTCCAGTGGAAACTGAAGAATATTTAGGAATCCATAGAGAAGCACCTGACTTTGAAGAGCAAGGTACAGATGTAGAAATCTTCGAAACTGGTATTAAAGTAATCGACTTACTAGCACCATATATTAAAGGTGGAAAAATCGGTCTATTCGGAGGAGCGGGAGTTGGAAAAACAGTTCTTATAATGGAGCTTATTAACAACATCGCTAAGGGACACGGAGGATTATCAGTATTCTCTGGTGTTGGAGAAAGAACAAGAGAAGGTAGAGACCTTTATGATGAAATGACAGAATCAGGAGTTATTTCAAAAACATCTCTAGTTTACGGACAAATGAATGAGCCACCTGGAGCAAGATTAAGAGTTGCTATGACTGGACTAACAGTTGCAGAAAACTTCAGAGATAAAGAAGGACAAGACGTACTTCTATTTATAGATAACATATTCAGATTTACACAGGCTGGAGCAGAGGTTTCTGCCCTATTAGGAAGAACTCCATCTGCGGTTGGATACCAACCAACTCTAGCATCTGAAATGGGTAAATTACAAGAGAGAATTACTTCAACTAAGAAGGGATCAATTACTTCAGTTCAAGCGGTATACGTACCAGCCGATGACTTAACTGACCCGGCTCCAGCTACAACATTCGCTCACTTAGATGCTACAACAGTTCTTTCAAGAAGAATTGCATCTTTAGGAATTTATCCTGCAGTTGACCCATTAGATTCAACTTCAAAAGCTCTTGATCCATCAATCGTTGGTTCTGAGCACTACCAAGTAGCAAGAGAGGTTCAAGAGGTTCTTCAAAGATATAAGGAACTTCAAGATATTATCGCTATCCTAGGTATGGAAGAACTTTCAGAAGAGGATAAACTAGCTGTTGCTAGAGCGAGAAAAATCGAGAGATTCTTCTCTCAACCATTCTCAGTTGCTGAGCAATTTACAGGAATGCAAGGAAAATATGTTCCAGTAAAAGAAACTATCAGAGGATTTAAAGAAATCATCGAAGGTAAACACGATGACCTTCCTGAGCAAGCATTCCTTTATGTAGGAACTATAGAGGAGGCAATAGCTAAGGGAAGAGACCTTATGAAGGGAGCTGAATAATAATGGCTGCTAACTTCAAAATAGTAGTGGTAACACCTACTAAAAAGGTTTTAGAGCAAGAGGCTAACTTTTTAATGATTAGAACTACAGAGGGAGACATGGGTATCCTAGCGAACCACTCTCCATTTGTAGCAGAGTTAGCTACTGGTGAAATGAAAATAAAAACAGAGGGAAATGAACTTTTCTATTATGTATCTGGTGGATTTATGGAAATTTCAAACAATACAGTAACAATATTAGCTGATGAAGCTATGGATGTTAAGGATATTGACGTTGAAACTGCTAGAAAAGATGCACAGATAGCTCAAGAAAAACTTGAGAAAATAACAGAAGATAGAGAATTTGCAGTTGTTCAAAAGACATTGAGCCAAGCTTTAGCTAAGGTTAAAATTGCTGAAAAAAATCTATAATATTCTTGGGACCCTAAATTTTTAGGGTCCCAATTTTTATTTGCAATATTTCTAAAAAAAAATTAAAATGTAATGTATATCAAGAAGGGAGAGTATATTATGATAGTTGGATTAACTGGTGGAATTTGTAGTGGGAAATCAACAGTTAGTAATATTTTTAGAGAGCTTAATTTAGAAATATATGATGGAGATATTATAGCTAAGGAAATTATGAAAAAGAAAGATACCTTAGATGAAATAAAAGAAAAATTAGGAAAAGATATTTTTACCTATGAAGGAGAATTAAATAGAATAAAGTTAAAAGAATTGGTTTTTGGAAATAAAGAAAAACTTAATATACTAAATGGAATAGTTCATCCTAAAGTTAAAGAAGAGTATAAAAAAATAAGAAATAAGATACCAAAATCTAAAATTGTTATATTTGATGTTCCTTTATTGTTTGAAACAAATCTTGATATGTATTGTGATATAACCTTAGTTGTTGATGTAAAAGAGGATATTCAAATAAAAAGAATAGTAGATAGAGATGGAATAACTTCTGAAATGGGAGAGAAAATTATTTCTAATCAAATGAAAAGAGAGGAAAAATTAAGAAAAGCAGATTATATTATAGAAAATAATGGGACCCTATGTGAGTTAAAAGAAAAGACTCTGAGGTTTTATGAAAAATTGAAAAAAGAGGAGAGATAAAATGGATATAATAGCCCCAGCAGGGAGTGTAGAGAGATTACATTCAGCAGTTAAAGCAGGAGCAAATGAAGTATATATGGGATTAAAAGGATTTGGAGCTAGGAGAAATGCTCAAAATTTTACTTTAAGTGAATATAAGGAAGCTATAGACTATGCCCACGAAAGAGGAGTAAAGGTACTTCTTACTTTAAATACACTTATGATGGATAAGGAAATAGAAGCCTTATATTTAAATATAAAAGCTCTATATGAGCATGGATTAGATGCGGTTATTGTACAGGACTTAGGTCTTTTCAAGTTTATAAAAGATAATTTTCCTTCTTTAGAGATACATGGAAGTACTCAAATGACAGTTGGAAATCATATAGAAGCCAACTATTTAAAAGAATTAGGTTTTTCTAGGGTGGTTTTACCTAGAGAGCTTACATTTGAAGAGATAAAAAAAGTTAGAGAAAATACTGATATTGAATTGGAAATATTTGTTTCAGGAGCTCTATGTATTTCCTATTCAGGAAATTGTTATATGAGTAGTTATATAGGTGGTCGTAGTGGAAATAGAGGAATGTGTGCTCAACCATGTAGAAAATGTTATAAAACATCAGAGGGAGAAAAAGGATATTTACTAAGTCCTAAGGATCAATTTTTAGGAATGGAAGAGATTCAAAAATTAAAGGAAATAGGAATTGATAGTATAAAATTAGAGGGAAGAATGAAAGATCCTAATTATGTTTTTGAAACTGTTGCCTATTATAAAGATTTAATAGAGGGAATCAATCGTGAAGAAAAAAGTTCACATCTATTTAATAGAGGATATGGTAAGGGATATTTTTATGGAGATAGAAATAATATTATAAATAAATATTATCCTGCTAGTATTGGAAAGGAAATAGGTGAAGTTTTAAGAGGAGAGGTTATTTTAAAGGAGAATATAGTTTTAGGAGATGGAATAACTTATCTAGATGGTAATTATGAAAAATTATTAGGAACATATATAAATAAAATAGACAAAAGAGGAGAAAGTATAAAAGAAGCTTTTAAGGGTGATAGGGTTATTTTACCAAAAATACCAAAGGAAGCTAAATTTGTATTTAGAAGTTTTGCCAAGGAATTAAATGATGAAATAGAAAATAAAATGAAAAAATTTGATGGTAAAATGGGAATTACTATGGAATTTTATGGATATATGGGTACAGAGCCTAGAATTATTATAGAGGGATATAATAATTTTAAGGAAAAAGTTGTAGTTGAGATTGAAGGAGATTGGTTAATTGAACCAGCTCAAAGAAAATCAATTGAAGAAAAAGATATTAAAGAAAAGTTAGAGGAGTTAGGGGAAACTACCTTTTTCTCTTTAAAAACTAAGGTTAATATTTCAGAGGGAATTTTTATGCCTATTTCTAAAATAAAAAATTTAAGAAGAGATGGAATTTCTTTATTTAAGGAAAAATTAATTGAAAGTTATAGAAGAAGTGATA
Proteins encoded:
- the atpD gene encoding F0F1 ATP synthase subunit beta, translated to MENKGTLTQIIGPVVDVVFNEKLPDIYNALKVKRENGTDLVLEVQQHLGNNVVRTVAMDATEGLQRGMEVIDTGAPITVPVGKAVLGRILNVLGEPVDEAGPVETEEYLGIHREAPDFEEQGTDVEIFETGIKVIDLLAPYIKGGKIGLFGGAGVGKTVLIMELINNIAKGHGGLSVFSGVGERTREGRDLYDEMTESGVISKTSLVYGQMNEPPGARLRVAMTGLTVAENFRDKEGQDVLLFIDNIFRFTQAGAEVSALLGRTPSAVGYQPTLASEMGKLQERITSTKKGSITSVQAVYVPADDLTDPAPATTFAHLDATTVLSRRIASLGIYPAVDPLDSTSKALDPSIVGSEHYQVAREVQEVLQRYKELQDIIAILGMEELSEEDKLAVARARKIERFFSQPFSVAEQFTGMQGKYVPVKETIRGFKEIIEGKHDDLPEQAFLYVGTIEEAIAKGRDLMKGAE
- a CDS encoding peptidase U32 family protein, translating into MDIIAPAGSVERLHSAVKAGANEVYMGLKGFGARRNAQNFTLSEYKEAIDYAHERGVKVLLTLNTLMMDKEIEALYLNIKALYEHGLDAVIVQDLGLFKFIKDNFPSLEIHGSTQMTVGNHIEANYLKELGFSRVVLPRELTFEEIKKVRENTDIELEIFVSGALCISYSGNCYMSSYIGGRSGNRGMCAQPCRKCYKTSEGEKGYLLSPKDQFLGMEEIQKLKEIGIDSIKLEGRMKDPNYVFETVAYYKDLIEGINREEKSSHLFNRGYGKGYFYGDRNNIINKYYPASIGKEIGEVLRGEVILKENIVLGDGITYLDGNYEKLLGTYINKIDKRGESIKEAFKGDRVILPKIPKEAKFVFRSFAKELNDEIENKMKKFDGKMGITMEFYGYMGTEPRIIIEGYNNFKEKVVVEIEGDWLIEPAQRKSIEEKDIKEKLEELGETTFFSLKTKVNISEGIFMPISKIKNLRRDGISLFKEKLIESYRRSDSSYDIVREEFEEIIPKKIEISAIVRNKNQKDILLKKGIDKIYFHGMDVAREENIEKIDLNNPLGTNLYSILENKNSQVTVNWNLNIGNRYAFKLLENIEKIHRIILSPEISFKRLEEIGETKIEKAILAYGKPRGMYVEIPLFEKSEEKIENEQGDIFTVIKNEFNNTEILIDKPLNILKDKKKLEKLGISEMVLEFTNETPEEIEILLDTLGEYRNYNYEKGVY
- the coaE gene encoding dephospho-CoA kinase (Dephospho-CoA kinase (CoaE) performs the final step in coenzyme A biosynthesis.); amino-acid sequence: MIVGLTGGICSGKSTVSNIFRELNLEIYDGDIIAKEIMKKKDTLDEIKEKLGKDIFTYEGELNRIKLKELVFGNKEKLNILNGIVHPKVKEEYKKIRNKIPKSKIVIFDVPLLFETNLDMYCDITLVVDVKEDIQIKRIVDRDGITSEMGEKIISNQMKREEKLRKADYIIENNGTLCELKEKTLRFYEKLKKEER
- the atpG gene encoding ATP synthase F1 subunit gamma — encoded protein: MAGTKEIKLRIKSVQSTHQITKAMEIVSTTKFKKFSSIVAQSRPYAESIKTILGNIANGVKSERHPLFDGREVVKKIGVIVMTSDRGLAGSFNSSTLKEFEKLVASNSGKEVSVIAVGKKAREYCAKRNYDIKAVYAQLIPETMYDKAREIGENVVEYYNDGIFDEVYVIYNKFVSALRSDLTVKRLIPIERTEATGTAAYIFEPSPEGILTSLLPKYLNIEIYQALLENTASEHSARKNAMQSATDNAEDMIKNLNLEYNRIRQASITQEISEIVSGAAASQN
- the atpA gene encoding F0F1 ATP synthase subunit alpha, whose protein sequence is MKIRPEEVSNIIKAEIENYKKSLDVKTSGSVLEVGDGIARIYGLSNAKAGELLEFPNGITGMVLNLEEDNVGAVILGDYSKIKEGDEVRATGKIASVPAGEGLLGRVVNALGEPIDGKGEIKAEKYMEVERKASGIIARKPVSEPLQTGIKSIDGMVPIGRGQRELIIGDRQTGKTAVAIDAIINQKGTGVKCVYVAIGQKRSTVAQIVKRLEEAGAMEYTIVVSATASEAAPLLYLAPYSGVAMGEYFMDKGEAVLIVYDDLSKHAVAYREMSLLLKRPPGREAYPGDVFYLHSRLLERAAKQSDELGGGSITALPIIETQAGDVSAYIPTNVISITDGQIFLDAQLFNSGFRPAINAGISVSRVGGSAQIKAMKQVAAKVKLELAQYAELLTFAQFGSDLDKATKAQLERGHRIMEILKQPQYAPFPVEEQVVSFFTVINGYLDEVALDQVRRFERELLTELRNSTDVLTEIKTKKALDKDLEAKLREAIVAFKKNFN
- the atpC gene encoding ATP synthase F1 subunit epsilon, whose translation is MAANFKIVVVTPTKKVLEQEANFLMIRTTEGDMGILANHSPFVAELATGEMKIKTEGNELFYYVSGGFMEISNNTVTILADEAMDVKDIDVETARKDAQIAQEKLEKITEDREFAVVQKTLSQALAKVKIAEKNL